CCGGAGTCGCTCCGATGAGGGCCGCGACGGAGGCGCGCGCCCGCTCCAGCGCCTCTCGCGCCCTGCGGCCCGGCGCATGGAGGCTCGAAGGATTCCCCGGCAGATCCCGCAGCGCGGCCGCCATCGCGTCGAGAACCTCGGGCAGGAGGGGCGTGGTGGCGTTGGCGTCCAGGTCAATCCGGATCATCGCTCTCCAGAAGCCCCCGCAGATGGGAGGCGAAGGCCTGATCCGAGGCGGCGAAGATCTCCTTCATAGCGGCTTCGTACTGATCGAGGAGAGCGAGGCCGCGGGCGGTCAGGCGCGTCCCGGCGTCCGCGCCCCGGCCGACCTTCGAGTCGACGAGGGAAAGGCCGAGGCGACGTTCCGAGAGCCTCAGCCTTCCCCAGAGACCCCGATAGGAGATCCCCAGCCTTTCGGCCGCGGCCTTGATCGAGCCCGAGTCACGGATCGCCTGCAGGATGCGATGGCGGCCGAGCCCATAGACGACCTTGCCG
The window above is part of the Candidatus Eisenbacteria bacterium genome. Proteins encoded here:
- a CDS encoding LysR family transcriptional regulator, whose product is MTRGSSKKTAGPRIRFLRGRALTSRAPARRAHGWWVRYHEPLGGAGAGKTRERRPWEMRIRTSIWIEDGDGKVVYGLGRHRILQAIRDSGSIKAAAERLGISYRGLWGRLRLSERRLGLSLVDSKVGRGADAGTRLTARGLALLDQYEAAMKEIFAASDQAFASHLRGLLESDDPD